The sequence below is a genomic window from Aedes aegypti strain LVP_AGWG unplaced genomic scaffold, AaegL5.0 Primary Assembly AGWG_AaegL5_hic_scaff_1795_PBJ_arrow, whole genome shotgun sequence.
GACCGTGAGCTCGTTGTTGATGGGTGTTGTAATCGTCGTTCACGCTTTCCACAACCTTTAGCTGGAGCTGCAAGAACTGTTTGCAATCCAGGCTCTGGTTGGGATCGTCGGTGTCAGCTTCCATCGCCGCTTTCACACGCactaattttctttttaaaGCACTCATCTGATTTTTCAACACTTTGTATTCAGCAGCCATCTTTTTCATCGCTTCTTTattctttttgtttttcttttgttcactAATCGACACTTGATCACTGTTCTGGTTGCTCCCTTTCACGGGCGTAGCATTTCCATTGACGGAATCTTCACCGCCAGTGGTTTTATCTTCGCAGACGGTGTCTTCAAGGGCACTGTTCTTCTTTTTTCCACTTCGCGTCACGATCGGTGTACGTGTCATGCTCATCTTGCTCATTCATATTCGCACCACATATGCGGTTCAATTCCACGACaagcggccattttgttttcacTCAATTCTCAGCACATGAGCATGCGCGTACACGTTGTGATCGTATCACTAGGCGAATCAAATCAATTCGAAAAAGCACTTAATCCGTGGGAATTCGCTTATTCCCAAAAGCACTTTTCTTCAAAAACGCAGCTAGCATCGACGCCAGCACGTCCAAAAACTGCAAACACTTAATCCGAGGGCAGCCGTTTTGCCACGGTAATGGCGTCCCTGATCGGCAAGCTGCTGCGAGCGTTCACTGCGCGACGGATACGTGTTTCGAACCACTTTTTCGCGAATTCAACTGCAATCGAAGCAATTGAATCTAAAACCGAAACAATCCGGATCGATCGGACCACAAAATGTCCTCGACACTCGCGGAAATGGACTGTAACGAACAAGTTTCGGTTTTTCGGAGGAACGATTCTCGAACGCGTCTGTTTAGTACAACAGTCAATTTTACTCTGAACAAATGTTTGAAGAATACATGTGTGTTTGTGTGATGGGTGTTTGACAAAGTATGTAATGTTTTTCTGTTTATTTCTAGTCGTGTTCATGATGATGGCGTGTTGTCCGTGTTGCCAGACCAACAACAACCATGAAGGTGATTTTCGTCTCTAGTAACAAGTGAAGGAATTGTGAGTTATCATTTACGTAGATAAAGGAAGCTTTCATAATAATTTTTGCAAcggtttcatttattttgatgaATGGTAAAGAAGTTACCTATTTGATAAGCTTTTACTGAATTCTCAATATTAAATATCAGAAGAAATACTTTTCAATCGTTAAATAACCCtatttacctaaaatacatttATGCTACATATTTTCTATCCTGGCAAATGAGATAACTACATTCGCAGCTATCTTGGAATCACATCTCATTGGTAAAGAGAGCCGCATACACACACATGCCCTACTAATTCAATGATGAGTCATCTCAATCGGTAACAACTAACAGATCTTCCTGAAGCGTTGATTGCTCTATGCAGTAGCTTAAACCTAGTATCACAAAAACTCGCAAGTGATTCTTCTCGCGAAGGAAACTCGCGTCAAGTTCCAATCACCGATATTGCAAAACGTATCGCTTTGTCACCTCCGGGGTGTGTATCGAAGCCACGGACAACAGTAGGGGCATATCGGGGGCAGTGATGTCCAGTGCCTTTGTTATCGATTCGATGGAACAAAAGTCAGTGGTTAGCAAAAAGCTGGCGATGGACTCCGATTGCAGATACATTTCACGTAATTTGGATTCTATAAAAGCCATACACTGGAAAGATGACAATCCGGAACTCCACATGGCGTGTACCGTTTCCAACATTGATGACACGATTCGCGACATGTATACCAATTCCCCGTTGGGATTGCTTGGAGCCAACGATGATTGGTTAGATGTTACTAACCTTACATCGTGGGTCTCAAGGTTGGCGACAATAGCGAGGTTTTCTGTAGGATATTGTTCCATGAGGGCAAATCGGGAGGCGAGACTCAGGTCCTTCTTGAGAGCCCGTTCCCATTTGGTAGGAGGAGCGGTGGTACCTTGAAGAACCATATCCGGGATATAGTGGTCCGCAACTCGAGAGAACAATGATGGTATAAAACCGGCTTTATTGGGCAATTTTCTTAATTTATCAGTCTTGTCGTTATTGTTCTCATCGTTCGCGTTACTCATTGGCTTGGATAGTGGAATATCCACTAATTTCAATATGCTGTCCGGGTGTTTGGCTTTGATTTCGACATGTTCTTGAACAGTTGCTAAGGTGAAAGGGTTAGAGGCGTTATCATGACTAGATGGATCGTTTCCTGAGCTGAAAAGACTCCCTTCATTTAGATCACTGGAGAATTCAAATTCTGACGCATTCGTCGGGGTTTGCAGGGAGGTATTGCGGCAAATATcgcattcttcttcttcagtTGGATCCGTTGAtgagaaaaactcaatttccgGCTGAAATTTGAGGGACAATTTCAAGCCTTTTTCGAAAAAGTCGTGCTCGCTAAGttcaagattttgacttttcaaatatttttcaaatactttGGGGTATTGGTCGAAATTGAAAATGACGGAATGTTTTCGAAGTCTGCTGTGAGAGCAAGGTTTCTTCCCACCAACCGCTCCTAGCTCACTTGTTTTGTCGGATGCGGTCGAAGGTTGCATATGTTTGATATTCACGAGCTGTTCATCCTCTCCTAGTACAAATACAACTTCGTCCTTTGGACGGCTTTGCTTCAAAGTATCATAGTTACCACGCAGAACATCAATATATTTCAACTGTTCCAATGAAATACCATCCTTTATTCGTTCCAATCCCCAAGTAATCGTTGACCATTCGCAGTATCGCCGATATTGTTCTCTGTGATCAATTTAGACAATCGTATCGAATCTGTATCTCCAGTATCGCTTACATCTAATTCTATTGCCTCTTGGCCGGTCTCGTCTGGTTGGGTCAAAGTCATTCTTATGGGAGGCCTATTTTGTTCTTTCTTGATATGGTAGATCATTTCTAAAAATTGCTTATCTCTGGCGTTCATCAAAGTTCAGTGTCCATACTTTTGTTGCCAATCCTAAGTTCCTGTTGTACAAATCTAGAATCGCGATAAACCAATACATTCGGGATATCGTTCATTACTGTCTTCTTGAGTAAATCGGATAGTTCTCCATCTGCGCCATCGCTCGTATCCTTTCCCATGGCGGTCAAGTCTTTCATACGTGTCGATGATCGAACCATTCCGGATGCGGTTCTTGTCATCTTTGGTGATCTGCAATCACCCAATTGTCCCGCGCCACTTTGGAAACTCTGATTGCTGCTAACATTATTGATAACCCGCTGTGCGGCGAAAGCTTCTTTGATTTTTCCCTCCTCAAAAACTTCAGCATGAGCCGTCCTTCGGATCTCACTGCATCGTACAAAGTATGACAGAACGTTCAAAATTTTTCCTATGGTGTTGCTCAGCTGTGGACTTCCACAAATGATGGTTTTAGTTAGCTTCACCGGATACCCAACCGCGCCGTACAGGTCACCCAATTGTGCCCACAGTACATTGTACGGGTGGTTGGCCGTTATTTTCGACAGCTTATCCTTTTCGTCTGCTGGTCCACTGTGTGACTCAGAATGAGCCGCTACTTATGGGGGCAATTGTGCTCACCCAGCCTAGGTGATGCGTCAGAACAGCCGTCAGAAGGGTACTGATGAATCTGGAAAGGaaatttgaataacttttttagtcatttgaaatCATTATGTAaaatgataaatagttttgtttATCGAGTATCCCAGTGTTATAAAACATCTAATGTTTTTCGATAGATgatcatgggcgtagccagggtaTACATCAGAGAGAACAAGTAacctcaaaagttttttttttctttattagtatcatttcaaacattacattcatttcttatatctaggtgttctgtgttattagacaacactatcatcctaatttggcaaaacaaatttaagattttattaacattttgttaacaacatattacattttatttgtcgtagcagttcagattttttacaggtgagttgatttgaGTTGAGAGAAGAAAAACCTCAAAAGTTTATTCACTAAAGTACATACAGTTCCCAAGATAGATTCCACTCACACTTTTTACATGAATTctatagttttttttccagaCATCCCCCAAACAGTTGTTAAAAATCCCCCAGGGATTAGCATCGGAATTCCCGTAAACATTTCTCTaggttttgtttttagtttttcctcaagatcttcatcttcttcttggcattacgtcctcactggatcCACATACATGAGGtgcaaataaaattgaatgcattacACAAATATGTTGTTTCTGACAAACGTCAAGTTTAGCTTTGCATGATTTGTAAATGAGCATGCTTAGAAGAAGAGCACAAAGAGAGATGGGAATTTAATGTCCAAATGCATAAGAATATAATCTTAACCTTCCATTCGTCGCGCGGTTTGGaatcgtcagaaccaccacgctgctgttgtgcaCGAATAGCGAGgatttttcagcagtgttgtaaaaaatacaacagcgcgacgactggagTGTTAAAATAAGTACCTTCTAGACTTTTTCACTTTTTGAGGAACGCAGCAGGCTTTGCTGCGAACgattgtgttttattttactccaTGTGCTTTTTTTTCGTACCCCTGTTTTTTCGCGTATCTGCTGATATTGGCTGGCGCTACGAACATCCGGATTTTAGCTTGCGAGTGAATCACTGGAGGCCCCCGGAGTTTAACGTTATAATTTGTGCCATTTGCAACTGGCTAGTGGATTTATTCCTGCAAAAATTTGCCTATGATGTTTTAATTTGGGTTTTAGCGTTAGTATTTCGCCACCCAGAGTGCTGATTCGTGTTAAAAAAAAGGCATAAATAAATTGCAAAGACTTCTGGCAAGATGAACGCTTTAGAAGCAAGAGATACCGCGTTCTGTTGTTCGGTTTGTTGGAGAAAAAGTGCGTAAATGTGCATCAAAATAGAAACGCCGTGCAATACAAGacattggaaaatgtttttattttgtatggaacgtTTGCGCGGCAAAGGCGAAAGGTTCCCCTCGATCCCAAAGCTGGTTGAGACGAAGGGTTCCATGGTAACGGCGATGCCGCCTTAGATTGGtatttggtgagattgttctgattatGATCTTACTAaataaactaaatacgtgccagtttTAAAGAAACCATCATTAAAACTGGAAGTGTGTTTGTATTACCAATATCCATTTGATGACGGTAATGCATGCATGCGGTACTTATTGTTAGTGAAACTGACTTCTGAACTGTCTGTCcagcaattttgaaatgggtcaaTGGATCCGCAATAGAGGATGCATTGATCCATTAAAGGATTGCAGAAATATTTTTCCATAATatcactgccggacagtgggtgtTAGTTGGATCACACAATCTTAAAATAAGTACCTTTACAAATGATATGGTTCGTTGGTTACAATTTTTCTCATACTAGCACTATCGCCCCTCTCTGGCTTATAGTCCCCAAATTCGGTTTTACAAATTGTCGCCCCCTAGATTTGAAAATCGCCTCCAGGGGGCGAGTTCACCCATTTTGTGAATCACTGATTTAAAGCATGCCTCCACAATGTCATCCAGAGATTTCCACAtagttttttccaagaatatctGGAAAATACACCCACGAAGTTTGTTAAAGATTTCTCAGTCatgaaaaaacttttaaataatttcttggAATTTCTTGGAGGATCTCATGTAAGTCTTCCCGAAAATGTCCGAAATCTGTTGTAGTGAGTCGATGCCGGTTCCTTTGCGTATTATataccccctacagaaaaacataaaattaacactcaaagcaacctttaGTCCTATAAAAAACTACCGGGagaacttcgattgcattgttaggTAGCAGTTTCAGGTAAAATATATGGTCTGAAgtacataaatacagatatgtgaacggttttgtaaatgaaaccacataagagggtccataataggcacgcaGGCAGCGCGTCGGATAACATGGAATCAAATGGAGAttccataataggaaacgtcatATATGCCAACATGCCTATTATGAACAGACTGCTGCACAAAACGTTCATCCATCCAAGATATCATAACAGATCAGCGTCGAGAATGAATCTcggctactaaggggtccattactagtactgaaatgttttagaaaactaagaagttcttaaaaaaaacttcagggAAAACACGTTGATGGAACGCACTGCTTGCCAGGTATTACCAGGATAAATTCCTAAATGTACAGGAATCGACTGTGATGGAGGTTATGTTTTTgggttttcggctttcagtctctagagatcataaacggatttccgttctacacctgacgtttcggtcacatttattgtgccttttttCGAAGGATCTACAAATGAACAATTAGTACGAAGCATAAACATTAACATAAACACAATCTTACAGACAACGATCACTCCGTTCACTCGTTTCGTGTATGTCTTACACATAATTGTACGTCGGACCATAACTATAACGAAACACATGATCATAGGTATCAGTTTGCGAAGGAGGTGTTAAGAAACTCACGTGTTTCGAGTTCCCTTCTTCTACGCTCGTTTTAAATCTACCGGTTGAATTTTGGTGTACCTCCTACGATAATTCACTACCGTTCAAAGTGGCGCGAAAAGTGTATGCCAAAGGCAAAAGGCATGATGCTAATGGTATTATACCAAACGGATAGACCCCGTCAAAGTGATATGAAAGCATTCAGTTTAATGTAAATTGTGAAtgaattcatcaagaatttccagaaaaaaaatctagcatACCTTGCTTGTAGGAATTTATGGAGTTTATTTATGACAGAATCCCAAGCGAGATGCAAATGCTGATGTAATTCCTAATCGGTTTgcatcaagaaatttcttaaaacattTCAGCTGAATATCCGAAGTACTGTCTTAACAAATACTTGTTGGAATCCCTATACACCAAATCCTTGGTAACGCTCACCCAATACCCCTGCCCccttggctacgcccatgtagATGCTTTTTATACTCATTCTCTTCTCAAACGGATTAACAATAACACTTACAATTTGGTATCCTTGGTGTCCGCCCAGGGACAACAGCGATGATAGATCATTCATGAAGTTGTTGGCTATACTGAGGGCCGCCTGGTTGAGTTGCGAACTGCTGTTGGAATTTCCCGTAGTCGCACTGCTGCTCAAAGTTATCCAAACTGGATTCACCAGGCGTGGCGCCGTAAAGAAGTCTACCAACCATTGCTGCGTTTGAGTGCCATGCTGTCAGCATTATCTGCAAAAGAAATTCTTGTTTAGACGAATCGTACATTTCTTATCCAGTAGATACCAACCTGAAGAAGTAGCGGCCTAATCGGTAGCACGCATTTTCCGCCGCCACTCTTAGTCGACACAACATCGATTCGAATATGCTCATATGCTCCGAGCAGTACGCTTCCATCTCGTGCAGCAAACCGTCATCCAACTGAATGTACAATGCAAGCCCCAGGCGTGCCTTTTTGCTTGGAGGTTTACCGTGGTAGTTGGTCGCAGTTTGATAACACTTCACCGCTGAATGCTTTCCGCCTGTTCGTTCTATGGTTTCGCTGTTTCTGCGATTTCGCCCCTCCACACAACCGTCACTCGCCGTCACCTGGCTACTGGTGCAAGTTGATCCTGTTTGACTAAGATCATCCACATGCCCCGATGTGATCAGCCAATGATAGCCCCGGTTTTCGAAATGACGTGGACAAATTCTTCGTCACTCGTCGATTAAAGCTTCCGTATTGACTACAATCACTAACACTCATTGGCTGCGGGAGCTCAGCACTGATATCGGTACTGAGTCTTCGAAAACAGTCGAAATCGCTGCTGATCGATGCCAAACTGCTGCGGTGCGAGGACAACGGATGCCGCGAGCTACTTACCGAGGTAGCCCAAGGATCTGTACCACCATAGCCGGAATCCATCCCGCTGTTGGTAGATAACCGAGGATCAGTTAGCCGCTCCAACTGACCAAACTCTGGAGGGATTGGTAATCTATGACGATGGGTTGTATGACACATCATGCTGCGTCGAGGTAGAAGAAGTAACCGTAAAAGACCGAAGTGACGTCGTATCGATCGAACTGAGATCACTTCCGGACGGATATCGGTCGTGATTGAATCCGTTGTTACTTCCCACAACGAGATCCGATCCCAAATAGGATGACACAGAGATCTTCTTACTGCTTGTTCCGCTGACATTTTTCGGCGCCGGTGCCGGAAACACATGGGAGCACATCATGGCGGCGGCGGGAGTTTTCAACCAGTGAACCTTCAAACTGCTCCCTTGAAAGGCGATCGGCGCCGAACCGAATATCATCTCCGCCAGTGCTTTGATGTCATTCTTCGGATTGGAACTAATGCTGTAACGAAAGATGAGAACCAGTCAGTTACTGTTTACCCGAAGCTGAAACCCATTCCCATACAAACCTGATATAGAACTTTACAGTGATCGCATTTTGGGTCTGCGGTAGTTTGTAGTTTGTTGAAGCCGATGTAGTGGCGGTTATGGTTGTCGATGGTGCttcggaaattttctccactGCGCTGGAGTCAAACAAGCAGTTTGCGTCCTCGATATCGCATTCGCGAAAAAGAACCACTCGAACCTGATCGGCGGTGAACGGGAATTGTCTGCAAATGCGAAGAATCGTTATGAGTGACGGGTTGTGAGCTAGATGTATAAAATATCGGGTCTGCACAAAGATCGTGTTATTATTATGAgctttttctcatttgttttgGATGAACTACTATCATAAGCCTCATAATATCTGTCCCACCAAGCTTCATCAAGTCTAACAGATGTTCAGTAGAAAATGAGAATgattttaaccttcgggctgtcgcgctgttgtactttgtacaacagttgtgatttatatactatgattttgtaaacaaagatattctatcgacaccaaaccaaaatgtattcctcaagaatcttcttaagaacaatactcaacagtttttgtttataGTATGGCACTTTATAATgcgggtaaaatcaacaaatgtgtATATAAGTCGCGTAATAATGAATAGACCGATATTTTTAATCGGtaggtatatctcaaaatctagaAAATTTCGAAACACGGGGTCTTCAGTAAATTTGTTCTGGAGGTGGAGCGCTATCTAATGGGTACCTCAATTACTTCGGAATTTGACTGCCAGGTGGCACTAAGTGGATAtgaaacttttacttttgttctgcagatatttcaggatcctgaccatttagaaggatggcatcttcggca
It includes:
- the LOC110680767 gene encoding LOW QUALITY PROTEIN: folliculin-interacting protein 2-like (The sequence of the model RefSeq protein was modified relative to this genomic sequence to represent the inferred CDS: inserted 2 bases in 1 codon; deleted 6 bases in 4 codons) produces the protein QFPFTADQVRVVLFRECDIEDANCLFDSSAVEKISEAPSTTITATTSASTNYKLPQTQNAITVKFYISISSNPKNDIKALAEMIFGSAPIAFQGSSLKVHWLKTPAAAMMCSHVFPAPAPKNVSGTSSKKISVSSYLGSDLVVGSNNGFNHDRYPSGSDLSSIDTTSLRSFTVTSSTSTQHDVSYNPSQVTASDGCVEGRNRRNSETIERTGGKHSAVKCYQTATNYHGKPPSKKARLGLALYIQLDDGLLHEMEAYCSEHMSIFESMLCRLRVAAENACYRLEFLLQIMLTAWHQTQQWLVDFFTAPRLVNPVWITLSSSATTGNSNSSSQLNQAALSIANNFMNDLSSLLSWADTKDTKLFISTLLTAVLTHHLGWVSTIAPISSGSXSESHSGPADEKDKLSKITANHPYNVLWAQLGDLYGAVGYPVKLTKTIICGSPQLSNTIGKILNVLSYFVRCSEIRRTAHAEVFEEGKIKEAFAAQRVINNVSSNQSFQSGAGQLGDCRSPKMTRTASGMVRSSTRMKDLTAMGKDTSDGADGELSDLLKKTVMNDIPNVLVYRDSRFVQQELRIGNKSMDTELLNARDKQFLEMIYHIKKEQNRPPIRMTLTQPDETGQEAIELDVSDTGDTDSIRLSKLITENNIGDTANSTITWGLERIKDGISLEQLKYIDVLRGNYDTLKQSRPKDEVVFVLGEDEQLVNIKHMQPSTASDKTSELGAVGGKKPCSHSRLRKHSVIFNFDQYPKVFEKYLKSQNLELSEHDFFEKGLKLSLKFQPEIEFFSSTDPTEEEECDICRNTSLQTPTNASEFEFSSDLNEGSLFSSGNDPSSHDNASNPFTLATVQEHVEIKAKHPDSILKLVDIPLSKPMSNANDENNNDKTDKLRKLPNKAGFIPSLFSRVADHYIPDMVLQGTTAPPTKWERALKKDLSLASRFALMEQYPTENLAIVANLETHDVRLVTSNQSSLAPSNPNGELVYMSRIVSSMLETVHAMWSSGLSSFQCMAFIESKLREMYLQSESIASFLLTTDFCSIESITKALDITAPDMPLLLSVASIHTPEVTKRYVLQYR